One window of Rhizobium leguminosarum genomic DNA carries:
- the murD gene encoding UDP-N-acetylmuramoyl-L-alanine--D-glutamate ligase: MIPVTTLKDRKVALFGLGGSGLATARALVSGGAEVTAWDDNPDSVAKAAAEGIRTEDLHTIDWSQQALFVLSPGVPLTHPKPHWTVDLARAAGVDIVGDVELFVRERRAHAPDCPFIAITGTNGKSTTTALIAHILKSSGYDTQLGGNIGTAVLTLDPPKAERYYVVECSSYQIDLAPTLNPSAGILLNLTPDHLDRHGTMQHYADIKERLVAGSDVAIVGVDDSHSALIADRVERADVKVVRISRRSVVASGIYAEGSRLIQAAGGAMLPFADLDGIQTLRGSHNAQNAAAAVAACLAVGVSADDIRTGLASFPGLKHRMQPVGQRGRVVFVNDSKATNADAAAPALSSYDRIYWIAGGLPKAGGITTLAPYFPRIAKAYLIGEAAAEFAATLGEAVPYEISGTLERAVAHAAADAERDEAAASAVMLSPACASFDQYKNFEVRGDAFVGHVAALDGIAMLIGSATGEN, translated from the coding sequence ATGATCCCGGTCACGACGCTCAAGGACAGGAAGGTCGCGCTCTTCGGGCTCGGCGGCTCCGGCCTTGCCACCGCCCGGGCGCTGGTCTCAGGCGGCGCCGAGGTGACCGCCTGGGACGACAATCCCGACAGTGTCGCCAAGGCTGCGGCGGAAGGCATCCGGACTGAGGACCTGCACACTATCGACTGGAGCCAGCAGGCGCTGTTCGTGCTGTCGCCCGGCGTGCCGCTTACCCATCCGAAGCCGCATTGGACCGTCGATCTTGCTCGCGCCGCCGGCGTCGATATCGTTGGCGACGTCGAACTCTTCGTGCGCGAGCGCCGCGCCCATGCGCCCGACTGCCCGTTCATTGCCATCACAGGCACCAACGGCAAGTCGACGACGACGGCGCTGATCGCCCATATCCTGAAATCATCAGGTTACGATACGCAGCTCGGCGGCAATATCGGCACTGCGGTCTTGACCCTCGATCCGCCGAAGGCCGAGCGCTATTACGTCGTCGAATGCTCCTCCTATCAGATCGATCTGGCACCGACGCTGAACCCGTCCGCCGGAATCTTGCTCAACCTGACGCCCGATCACCTCGATCGCCACGGCACGATGCAGCATTATGCCGATATCAAGGAGCGGCTGGTTGCCGGCAGCGATGTCGCGATCGTCGGCGTCGACGACAGCCATTCGGCGCTGATTGCCGACCGGGTCGAGCGGGCGGATGTCAAGGTAGTCCGCATTTCGCGCCGCAGCGTGGTGGCATCAGGCATTTATGCCGAGGGCAGCAGGCTCATTCAGGCCGCCGGCGGCGCAATGCTGCCCTTCGCCGATCTCGACGGCATCCAGACGCTGCGCGGCAGCCATAATGCGCAGAACGCCGCCGCCGCTGTCGCCGCCTGCCTTGCCGTCGGAGTTTCCGCTGACGACATTCGCACCGGCCTTGCCTCGTTTCCCGGCCTCAAGCATCGCATGCAGCCTGTGGGGCAGCGTGGCCGCGTCGTTTTCGTCAATGATTCCAAAGCAACCAATGCGGATGCTGCAGCGCCGGCGCTTTCGAGCTATGATCGCATCTACTGGATCGCCGGCGGCCTGCCGAAGGCTGGCGGCATCACAACGCTCGCTCCCTATTTCCCGCGCATCGCCAAGGCCTATCTGATCGGCGAGGCGGCGGCGGAATTCGCTGCGACACTCGGCGAAGCTGTGCCCTACGAGATCTCCGGCACGCTGGAGCGTGCGGTCGCGCACGCGGCAGCCGATGCCGAGCGCGACGAGGCCGCCGCTTCGGCCGTAATGTTATCCCCGGCTTGCGCAAGCTTCGATCAGTATAAGAATTTCGAAGTCAGGGGCGATGCCTTCGTCGGCCACGTCGCAGCGCTTGACGGAATTGCGATGCTGATCGGTTCGGCAACAGGAGAGAATTGA
- the murG gene encoding undecaprenyldiphospho-muramoylpentapeptide beta-N-acetylglucosaminyltransferase, giving the protein MSKGIVLLAAGGTGGHVFPAEALAFRLKERGYAVHLVTDSRAERYAGKFPAEEIHIVPSATIGSKNPVAVARSLWTLWSGMRAAKKLIQRLKPVIVVGFGGYPTVPPLLAATRLGVPSMIHEQNAVMGRANKALATRVQGIAGGFLPEGGGAFPDKTVTTGNPVRPAIIAAAEAPYTPSHPGEAFNLVVFGGSQGAQYFSKALPTAISLLDDALRVRLRITQQVRPEDMEMVGGCVAKLEMGADIAPFFTDMAERLARAHLVICRSGASTVSEISVIGRPAVLVPYPHALDHDQAANAAALAATGGAKVIAQSELSPEKIAAILTAVMNDPEKLSHMAAAAKLAGKPDAANLLADMVEAIAAGRTIAEFKRTRA; this is encoded by the coding sequence ATGAGCAAAGGTATCGTGCTGCTTGCCGCCGGGGGCACCGGCGGCCATGTGTTCCCGGCGGAGGCGCTGGCCTTCAGGCTGAAGGAGCGCGGCTACGCGGTGCATCTCGTCACTGACAGCCGAGCCGAGCGTTATGCCGGCAAGTTCCCGGCAGAGGAGATCCATATCGTGCCGTCGGCGACGATCGGCTCGAAGAACCCGGTTGCCGTCGCACGCTCACTGTGGACGCTCTGGAGCGGTATGCGGGCGGCAAAGAAGCTGATCCAGCGGCTGAAGCCGGTTATCGTCGTCGGTTTCGGCGGTTATCCGACAGTGCCGCCGCTGCTCGCCGCCACCCGGCTCGGTGTGCCGTCGATGATCCACGAGCAGAACGCCGTGATGGGCCGGGCCAACAAGGCTTTAGCGACCCGCGTGCAGGGTATCGCCGGCGGTTTCCTGCCGGAGGGCGGCGGTGCCTTCCCGGACAAGACGGTGACGACCGGCAATCCCGTCCGCCCGGCGATCATCGCAGCCGCCGAGGCGCCTTACACGCCTTCGCATCCCGGCGAAGCCTTCAACCTTGTCGTTTTCGGCGGCAGCCAGGGTGCGCAATATTTCTCCAAGGCGCTGCCGACGGCGATCAGCCTGCTCGACGACGCGCTTCGCGTGCGCCTGCGCATCACCCAGCAAGTGCGTCCCGAGGATATGGAAATGGTCGGCGGCTGCGTCGCCAAGCTGGAGATGGGCGCCGATATCGCCCCCTTCTTCACCGACATGGCCGAGAGGCTGGCAAGGGCGCATCTCGTTATCTGCCGTTCGGGCGCCTCGACGGTTTCGGAAATCTCCGTCATCGGCCGGCCGGCCGTGCTGGTGCCTTACCCGCACGCTCTCGATCACGACCAGGCGGCGAACGCGGCAGCACTGGCTGCGACCGGCGGGGCCAAGGTAATTGCCCAGTCGGAGCTTTCGCCGGAGAAGATCGCGGCGATCCTGACAGCTGTGATGAACGATCCGGAAAAGCTTTCGCACATGGCAGCGGCGGCCAAACTAGCCGGGAAACCCGATGCCGCGAACTTGCTTGCCGACATGGTTGAGGCTATTGCCGCCGGACGGACAATTGCGGAATTCAAGAGGACACGCGCATGA
- the murB gene encoding UDP-N-acetylmuramate dehydrogenase, which translates to MKQVNGEKLLSSLGDGVKDIRGRITPDAPMDRVTWFRAGGLAELMFQPHDIDDLVAFLKILPEEVPLTVIGVGSNILVRDGGIPGVVLRLSAKGFGFVELAGENRILAGTICPDKHVAAMAMDNGIGGFHFFYGIPGSIGGAARMNAGANGVETRERLIEVNAVDRKGNKHVLSNAEMGYSYRYSAAPADLIFTSVLFEGYPEERAQIRAEMDAVRNHRETVQPVREKTGGSTFKNPAGHSAWKLVDEAGCRGLVIGGAQMSSLHCNFMINMGQATGYDLEYLGEQVRREVFEKEGIKLEWEIKRIGVFMPGREVRPFHGVTSE; encoded by the coding sequence ATGAAACAGGTGAATGGGGAAAAGCTTCTCTCGTCTCTCGGAGACGGTGTAAAGGATATCCGCGGGCGCATCACGCCGGATGCCCCCATGGACCGCGTCACCTGGTTCAGGGCAGGCGGCCTGGCGGAGCTGATGTTCCAGCCGCATGACATCGACGATCTCGTCGCCTTCCTGAAGATACTGCCGGAAGAGGTGCCGCTGACGGTGATCGGCGTCGGCTCCAACATCCTGGTGCGTGACGGCGGCATTCCCGGCGTCGTGCTGCGTCTGTCCGCCAAGGGGTTCGGCTTTGTCGAGCTTGCCGGCGAAAACCGCATTCTTGCCGGCACCATCTGCCCCGATAAACATGTGGCCGCGATGGCGATGGATAACGGTATCGGTGGCTTTCATTTCTTCTACGGTATTCCAGGCAGCATCGGCGGCGCGGCGCGCATGAACGCCGGGGCAAACGGCGTGGAGACGCGCGAGCGGCTGATCGAGGTCAACGCAGTCGACCGCAAGGGCAATAAGCATGTGCTTTCCAATGCCGAAATGGGCTATTCCTACCGGTATTCCGCAGCACCCGCCGACCTAATCTTCACCTCGGTGCTGTTCGAAGGCTATCCGGAAGAGCGCGCGCAGATCCGCGCCGAGATGGACGCCGTGCGCAATCACCGCGAGACGGTGCAGCCGGTTCGCGAAAAGACCGGCGGCTCGACCTTCAAGAACCCAGCGGGCCATTCGGCCTGGAAACTGGTCGACGAGGCAGGCTGCCGCGGCCTCGTCATCGGCGGAGCGCAGATGTCGTCGCTTCACTGCAACTTCATGATCAACATGGGGCAGGCGACCGGCTACGATCTTGAATATCTCGGCGAACAGGTGCGCCGCGAGGTCTTCGAGAAAGAGGGCATCAAGCTCGAATGGGAAATCAAGCGAATCGGTGTCTTCATGCCCGGCCGCGAAGTGCGCCCGTTCCACGGCGTCACCAGCGAATAA
- a CDS encoding UDP-N-acetylmuramoylalanyl-D-glutamyl-2,6-diaminopimelate--D-alanyl-D-alanine ligase, translating to MSWLWTTEDMIAAMAGRPFGTLPEGITGISIDSRSIAPGEAFFAIKGDRVDGHDYASMAMANGASLLIVSEARLPAMGRLTVPTIVVEDVLAALGRLGLASRERSKARIIAVTGSVGKTTTKEMLRHVLSPSGKVHASVASFNNHWGVPLTLARMPEDTDYGVFEVGMNHPGEIRPLVAMIRPDVAIVTTIAPAHLGNFKNIKEIAAAKAEIFEGLEPSGHVVLNRDNDQFNFLDRTAQSLGIEHIHSFGQHAKAEFRLAEFNGSDENSTLWLTIGGETLEVAIGAPGRHIAENALAALGVVRLVGADMEKAIEALATLKPEKGRGKRHRLSIGSGSFILIDESYNANPASMRAAIALLAASEPTGRGRRIAVLGDMLEMGEYAQKVHTDLTVPLLAAGIEHVWLAGAEMAALKESLPESVHIEYRENTGELTDYVLNSVAPGDVLMVKSSLGIGFGKIVAALLDKFPPFSDTQREL from the coding sequence TTGAGCTGGCTCTGGACGACCGAAGATATGATCGCAGCGATGGCGGGGCGCCCCTTCGGCACTCTGCCCGAAGGCATCACCGGCATTTCCATCGACAGCCGCTCGATTGCTCCAGGCGAAGCCTTCTTCGCGATCAAGGGCGACCGTGTCGACGGTCACGACTACGCATCGATGGCGATGGCGAACGGCGCCTCCCTTCTCATCGTCAGCGAGGCGAGGCTTCCCGCCATGGGTCGCCTGACAGTGCCGACGATCGTCGTGGAGGACGTGCTCGCGGCACTTGGCCGGCTCGGCCTTGCCTCGCGCGAGCGCTCCAAGGCCCGGATCATCGCGGTGACGGGATCTGTGGGAAAGACGACCACCAAGGAGATGCTGCGGCATGTGCTGTCGCCCTCCGGCAAGGTGCATGCCTCCGTCGCCTCCTTCAACAATCATTGGGGGGTGCCGCTGACGCTGGCGCGCATGCCTGAGGATACGGATTACGGTGTCTTCGAAGTCGGAATGAACCATCCCGGTGAGATCCGGCCGCTGGTAGCGATGATCCGTCCCGATGTCGCGATCGTCACGACGATCGCGCCGGCGCATCTCGGCAATTTCAAGAACATCAAAGAAATCGCCGCCGCCAAAGCCGAGATCTTCGAGGGGCTTGAACCGAGTGGCCATGTCGTTCTCAACCGCGACAATGACCAGTTCAATTTCCTCGACCGCACGGCGCAGTCGCTCGGTATCGAGCATATCCATTCCTTCGGCCAGCATGCCAAGGCGGAATTCCGGCTGGCGGAATTCAATGGTTCGGACGAGAATTCGACGCTGTGGCTGACGATCGGCGGCGAGACGCTGGAGGTCGCGATCGGCGCGCCGGGCCGCCATATCGCCGAAAATGCGCTCGCAGCGCTCGGCGTCGTCAGGCTCGTCGGCGCCGACATGGAAAAGGCGATCGAAGCGCTTGCGACGCTGAAGCCGGAAAAGGGCAGGGGCAAGCGCCACCGGCTTTCGATCGGCAGCGGCAGCTTCATACTGATCGACGAAAGCTACAATGCCAATCCGGCTTCGATGCGCGCGGCGATCGCACTGCTGGCGGCTTCCGAGCCGACCGGCCGCGGACGCCGTATCGCCGTGCTCGGCGACATGCTGGAGATGGGCGAGTATGCGCAGAAGGTTCATACCGATCTCACCGTGCCGCTGCTTGCGGCCGGCATCGAACATGTCTGGCTCGCAGGAGCAGAAATGGCTGCACTCAAGGAATCGCTGCCGGAAAGCGTCCATATCGAATATCGCGAGAACACTGGCGAATTGACGGATTACGTATTGAACTCGGTCGCACCAGGCGACGTGTTGATGGTGAAATCGTCTCTGGGCATCGGTTTCGGCAAGATCGTCGCCGCGCTCCTTGACAAGTTCCCGCCATTTTCCGACACGCAACGCGAACTTTGA
- the murC gene encoding UDP-N-acetylmuramate--L-alanine ligase yields the protein MKLPKAIGLVHFIGIGGIGMSGIAEVLHNLGHKVQGSDQADSANVQRLRDKGIEVFVGHRAENLGDAEVVVVSTAIKKSNPELIAAREKLLPVVRRAEMLAELMRFRNAIAIGGTHGKTTTTSLVATLLEAGGLDPTVINGGIINAYGTNARMGEGEWMVVEADESDGTFLKLPADVAVITNIDPEHLDHYGNFDAVRAAFRQFVENVPFYGFGVMCLDHPEVQSLVGRIEDRKIITYGENPQADVRFTNVRIDGTRSIFDVEIRRRRTGQVIELKGLVMPMPGRHNISNATAAIAVANRLGISSADIAKGLASFGGVKRRFTLTGEWNGVQVFDDYGHHPVEIKAVLRAARESCKGRVIAVHQPHRYSRLASLFEEFAACFNDADSIFLAPVYAAGEDPIAGIDSVSLVSRIKSGGHRDARFLTSAELLPQMVAEVAKPGDFVVLLGAGSITSWAAALPKQLEGLSGKSV from the coding sequence ATGAAACTGCCGAAGGCGATTGGTCTCGTTCATTTCATCGGCATCGGCGGCATCGGCATGAGCGGCATTGCCGAGGTGCTGCACAACCTCGGACACAAGGTGCAGGGATCGGACCAGGCCGACAGTGCCAATGTCCAGCGCCTGCGCGACAAGGGCATTGAGGTGTTCGTCGGCCACCGGGCCGAAAACCTGGGTGATGCCGAAGTCGTCGTCGTCTCGACGGCGATCAAAAAGAGCAATCCGGAACTCATCGCCGCGCGCGAAAAGCTGCTGCCGGTGGTGCGCCGCGCCGAAATGCTTGCCGAGCTGATGCGCTTCCGCAATGCGATCGCCATCGGTGGGACGCATGGCAAGACGACGACCACTTCGCTGGTCGCGACGCTGCTCGAAGCCGGCGGGCTCGACCCGACCGTGATCAACGGCGGCATCATCAACGCCTACGGCACCAATGCCCGCATGGGGGAGGGCGAATGGATGGTGGTCGAGGCCGACGAATCGGACGGTACCTTCCTGAAGCTTCCTGCCGATGTCGCCGTCATCACCAATATCGATCCGGAACATCTCGACCATTACGGCAATTTCGATGCCGTGCGCGCCGCCTTCCGGCAGTTCGTCGAGAACGTGCCATTCTACGGCTTCGGCGTCATGTGCCTCGACCATCCCGAGGTGCAGTCGCTGGTCGGCCGCATCGAGGATCGCAAGATCATCACCTATGGCGAGAACCCGCAGGCCGACGTGCGCTTCACGAATGTGCGCATCGATGGCACGCGGTCGATCTTCGACGTCGAAATCCGCCGCCGCCGCACCGGCCAGGTGATCGAGCTCAAGGGGCTGGTCATGCCGATGCCCGGGCGGCATAATATTTCCAACGCGACGGCGGCGATCGCCGTGGCCAACCGGCTCGGCATATCGAGCGCCGATATCGCCAAGGGGCTTGCTTCCTTCGGCGGTGTCAAGCGGCGTTTCACGCTGACCGGCGAATGGAACGGGGTGCAGGTCTTCGACGACTACGGCCACCATCCCGTCGAGATCAAGGCGGTGCTGCGCGCTGCCCGCGAATCCTGCAAGGGGCGGGTGATCGCGGTCCACCAGCCGCACCGCTATAGCCGCCTTGCGAGCCTATTCGAGGAATTCGCCGCCTGCTTCAACGATGCCGACAGCATTTTCCTCGCGCCGGTCTATGCAGCGGGCGAAGATCCGATCGCGGGTATCGATTCCGTTTCGCTGGTCTCGCGGATAAAATCCGGCGGCCATCGCGACGCCCGGTTTCTCACCTCGGCGGAGCTTCTGCCGCAGATGGTTGCGGAGGTTGCAAAGCCTGGCGATTTCGTGGTTCTGTTGGGGGCTGGCAGCATCACATCCTGGGCGGCGGCGCTGCCCAAGCAACTGGAAGGCCTATCGGGAAAGTCCGTATGA
- the ftsW gene encoding putative lipid II flippase FtsW, with translation MVSRAERGPLADWFWTIDRFFLAMFIFLMGIGFMLSFAASPAVAERIGLEPFHFVKRHAAFIIPSITVMLGLSFLTPRQVRRTAILLLIISIAMMVLVLFVGQEVKGGRRWIWIAGLSIQPSEFMKPAFVVVCAWLFAEHARQPEIPGNLFAIIVFAIVAALLVAQPDLGQTILTTAVWGGMFFMAGMPWIWIMLLGIGGVGGLLSAYYVFPHVALRIDKFMTGEGDTFQIDTAREAIIRGSWFGQGPGEGIVKRIIPDAHTDFIFSVAAEEFGIVFCIALVALFTVLVLRGLSHAYRERNDFNRFAVAGLVLQMGIQSIINIGVNLELLPAKGMTLPLISYGGSSMVAICVTAGFILALTRHRPEKRAQDRSLFRVPHGMPAE, from the coding sequence ATGGTAAGCCGCGCGGAACGTGGGCCTCTGGCCGATTGGTTCTGGACCATCGACCGCTTCTTCCTGGCGATGTTCATCTTCCTGATGGGCATCGGTTTCATGCTGTCGTTCGCGGCGTCTCCGGCTGTTGCCGAGCGTATCGGGCTCGAGCCCTTCCACTTCGTCAAACGCCATGCAGCCTTCATTATCCCTTCGATCACCGTCATGCTCGGGCTGTCGTTCCTGACGCCACGGCAAGTGCGGCGAACGGCGATCCTGCTGCTGATCATCTCGATCGCCATGATGGTGCTGGTGCTATTCGTCGGGCAGGAGGTCAAGGGCGGCAGGCGCTGGATCTGGATCGCCGGCCTTTCCATCCAGCCGTCGGAATTCATGAAGCCAGCCTTCGTCGTGGTTTGCGCCTGGCTGTTTGCCGAACATGCGCGCCAGCCTGAAATTCCCGGCAATCTCTTCGCCATTATCGTGTTTGCCATCGTCGCCGCCCTGCTCGTCGCGCAGCCTGACCTCGGCCAGACCATCCTGACGACGGCCGTCTGGGGCGGGATGTTCTTCATGGCCGGCATGCCATGGATATGGATCATGCTGCTCGGCATCGGCGGCGTCGGCGGCCTTCTCAGCGCCTATTACGTCTTCCCGCACGTTGCGCTGCGAATAGACAAGTTCATGACTGGCGAGGGCGATACGTTCCAGATCGACACTGCGCGCGAGGCGATCATCCGCGGCAGCTGGTTCGGCCAGGGACCAGGCGAGGGTATCGTCAAACGGATCATCCCGGATGCGCATACCGATTTCATCTTCTCGGTTGCGGCCGAGGAATTCGGCATCGTCTTCTGCATAGCGCTGGTTGCGCTGTTCACGGTGCTGGTGCTGCGCGGCCTCTCGCATGCCTATCGCGAGCGCAACGACTTCAACCGCTTCGCCGTTGCCGGCCTGGTGCTGCAGATGGGCATCCAGTCGATCATCAATATCGGCGTCAACCTCGAGCTGTTGCCGGCAAAGGGCATGACGCTGCCGCTGATTTCCTATGGCGGCTCGTCCATGGTGGCGATTTGCGTCACCGCCGGCTTCATTCTGGCGCTGACGCGCCATCGACCGGAAAAACGCGCGCAGGATCGGAGCCTTTTCCGCGTCCCGCACGGCATGCCGGCGGAGTAA
- a CDS encoding UDP-N-acetylmuramoyl-L-alanyl-D-glutamate--2,6-diaminopimelate ligase, with translation MNIDADSRGVGRLQERKMHSMKLRDLAGDQFPEIEAQLEGPAGLLDISGLSSDSRHVAPGNAFIAVAGTKADGVGFIADAAGRGASVAIASQAVEASIPVLAIKEPRRFLSIAASRFFGKQPDTMVAVTGTAGKTSVASFTRQIWAHAGHAAAMIGTTGVVSPTRNEYGSLTTPDPVSLHKLLADLADEGVTHAAMEASSHGLDQCRLDGVRLAAAAFTNLGRDHMDYHPTVEAYMAAKMRLFDVLLPKGSPAVIFADDPWSAQAIKAAADAGHDVRTVGRKGDYLSLKRVEHFRHKQTAEIHIDGEIFEVDIPLAGDFQVANALVAAGLAMSTGVAAKVAMAALEKLVGASGRLELVGHTKDGALAYVDYAHKPDALENVLGSVRPFTTGRVVVVFGCGGDRDRGKRPIMGEIACRLADVVIVTDDNPRSEEPASIRAEIMAAAPGASETADRGMAIREAVAMLRSGDTLIVAGKGHEEGQTIGTVTLPFSDHAEVRKALEELQS, from the coding sequence ATGAATATCGACGCCGATTCGCGAGGGGTGGGCCGGCTTCAAGAGAGAAAAATGCATTCGATGAAATTGCGAGACCTGGCCGGAGATCAGTTTCCGGAAATTGAAGCACAGCTCGAAGGCCCGGCAGGCCTGCTTGATATTTCAGGCCTGTCTTCGGATAGCCGCCATGTGGCGCCGGGCAATGCCTTCATCGCGGTCGCCGGCACCAAAGCGGACGGCGTGGGCTTCATCGCCGATGCCGCCGGCCGGGGTGCATCCGTCGCGATCGCCTCCCAGGCCGTCGAGGCTTCCATCCCGGTGCTTGCGATCAAGGAGCCGCGCCGCTTCCTTTCCATCGCCGCTTCGCGTTTCTTCGGCAAGCAGCCCGACACCATGGTCGCGGTCACCGGCACGGCGGGCAAAACCTCCGTCGCCTCCTTCACCCGGCAGATCTGGGCGCATGCGGGTCATGCGGCGGCAATGATCGGCACGACCGGCGTCGTCTCGCCGACGCGCAACGAATATGGTTCGCTGACGACGCCTGATCCGGTGTCGCTGCACAAGCTCTTGGCCGACCTTGCCGATGAAGGTGTCACGCATGCGGCGATGGAGGCTTCCAGCCACGGCCTCGACCAATGCCGGCTCGACGGCGTCAGGCTTGCGGCGGCCGCCTTCACCAATCTCGGCCGCGACCACATGGATTATCATCCGACAGTTGAAGCCTATATGGCCGCCAAGATGCGGCTTTTCGATGTGCTGCTGCCGAAGGGGTCGCCGGCCGTAATCTTCGCCGACGATCCTTGGTCGGCCCAAGCGATCAAGGCTGCGGCCGATGCCGGTCACGATGTGCGCACTGTCGGGCGCAAGGGCGATTACCTCTCCTTGAAACGTGTCGAGCATTTCCGCCACAAGCAGACCGCCGAGATCCATATCGACGGCGAGATATTCGAGGTGGACATTCCGCTGGCTGGCGATTTTCAGGTCGCCAACGCGCTGGTCGCGGCAGGGCTTGCCATGTCGACCGGCGTTGCGGCGAAGGTTGCGATGGCGGCACTCGAGAAGCTCGTCGGCGCGTCCGGCCGTCTCGAACTGGTCGGCCACACGAAAGATGGCGCTCTCGCCTATGTCGACTACGCCCACAAGCCGGATGCGCTGGAAAACGTGCTAGGCTCGGTCAGACCCTTCACCACCGGCCGCGTCGTCGTCGTCTTCGGCTGCGGCGGTGACCGTGATCGCGGCAAACGGCCGATCATGGGCGAAATCGCCTGCCGGCTTGCCGACGTCGTCATCGTCACCGACGATAATCCGCGCTCGGAGGAGCCGGCCTCGATCCGGGCGGAGATCATGGCGGCAGCACCCGGCGCTTCGGAAACTGCCGATCGCGGCATGGCGATCCGCGAGGCGGTGGCCATGTTGAGATCCGGCGATACGCTGATTGTCGCCGGCAAGGGGCATGAGGAAGGGCAGACGATCGGCACCGTTACCCTGCCGTTCTCCGATCATGCGGAGGTGCGCAAGGCCTTGGAGGAACTGCAATCTTGA
- the mraY gene encoding phospho-N-acetylmuramoyl-pentapeptide-transferase: MLIWLVELSEYFKFLNLFRYITFRTGAALFTSALIVFLFGPTIINSLRIRQGKGQPIRADGPQTHFKKAGTPTMGGLMILAGIVGASLLWADLSNVYVVATLLVTLGFGAIGFYDDYLKVTKQSHMGFSGKARLGIEFVIAGIAVYFMMRTALASGVAGSTFGSSIAFPFFKDFMINIGIMFVVFGGFVIVGAGNAVNLTDGLDGLAIVPVMIAAASFGVIAYLAGNVVFANYLQINFVPGTGELAVVLGAVIGAGLGFLWFNAPPAAIFMGDTGSLALGGTIGTVAVATKHEIVMAIIGGLFVMETLSVIIQVGFFKMTGRRVFLMAPIHHHFEKKGWTESQVVIRFWIIAVGLAMLGLSTLKLR; the protein is encoded by the coding sequence ATGCTGATCTGGCTTGTCGAACTGTCGGAATATTTCAAATTTCTGAACCTGTTCAGATATATTACCTTCCGCACAGGGGCCGCTCTCTTCACCTCGGCACTGATCGTCTTCCTGTTCGGGCCGACGATCATCAATTCGTTGCGCATCCGCCAAGGCAAGGGCCAGCCGATCCGTGCCGACGGGCCGCAGACGCATTTCAAGAAGGCCGGCACGCCGACCATGGGCGGGCTGATGATCCTCGCCGGCATCGTCGGCGCGTCGCTGCTCTGGGCCGATCTTTCCAACGTCTATGTCGTCGCCACTTTGCTGGTGACGCTCGGCTTCGGCGCGATCGGCTTCTACGACGATTATCTCAAGGTCACGAAGCAGAGCCACATGGGCTTTTCCGGCAAGGCCCGCCTCGGCATCGAATTCGTCATCGCCGGCATCGCCGTCTATTTCATGATGCGCACTGCCCTTGCCTCGGGCGTTGCCGGTTCGACCTTCGGTTCTTCGATCGCCTTTCCTTTCTTCAAGGACTTCATGATCAATATCGGCATCATGTTCGTCGTCTTCGGCGGCTTCGTCATCGTCGGCGCCGGCAATGCCGTCAACCTGACTGACGGCCTCGACGGGCTTGCCATCGTGCCTGTCATGATCGCCGCCGCCTCCTTCGGCGTCATCGCCTATCTCGCCGGCAACGTGGTGTTTGCGAACTACCTGCAGATCAATTTCGTGCCCGGCACCGGCGAGCTGGCCGTCGTCCTCGGCGCCGTCATCGGCGCCGGTCTCGGCTTTCTCTGGTTCAACGCGCCGCCGGCCGCCATCTTCATGGGCGATACCGGTTCGCTCGCACTCGGCGGCACGATCGGCACTGTTGCCGTCGCCACCAAGCACGAGATCGTCATGGCGATCATCGGCGGCCTGTTCGTCATGGAGACGCTCTCGGTCATCATCCAGGTCGGCTTCTTCAAGATGACCGGCCGGCGCGTCTTCCTGATGGCGCCGATCCATCATCACTTCGAGAAGAAGGGCTGGACCGAGAGCCAGGTGGTGATCCGCTTCTGGATCATCGCCGTCGGCCTTGCCATGCTCGGCCTCTCGACGCTGAAGCTGCGGTGA